The DNA region GGAGGTTCCTCAGACCGCCTTTGGACGTATAATAGGTACAGTAGCTTTCAAATTTTGAGGATGATCAGATTGATTCCCAAGCTTTTTTCATTTGCTCTCAGGAATCTTAAGATCTCCATTTGCCTGCGTGTTACTTAGACATGTAGTAAAGATCCATCAAAGAATTATCACCCAACtctgcaggcagctgttttcagtaaaaACATTATGATAAACCAACTGTACACCACCTGTCCAGCACCAAACACCAGACGGACACAGTTATACACTAGCTGGTAGTGATGCACAGCTCAGGGTTTATCAAAAACTTCACCAACCTGGTCCTTTATGAGAGCCAGTCCTCTCTACCCGACCTGCAAATGTATGTGTTAATCAACCACCTGAACTCGACCAGCGAAGCGGCAACTTTATGCACTATAGTAGCACAATGGTGAGAACTGAGACAAGAACAGTTATACAGCATTTGTAATATCCTAACTGGCCCAAGCAATGTAGTGCTGCGCAGCATGCTGTTTGAGCTAAATTTGCCTTGTCATTATGTATTCCTGTCGCTTGCTTTGAAAGCCCTTCAAAGGATAAGGTACAGGTGTTTcatgaagttaaaataaaactttttctGTAAACCTCCAAAATTTGCtgcaaaaacctaaataaggtggcagctggctggagggaaTTCAAcagggagctgaaagtttctggtaaatgcCTGTCACTAATAACAACCTAGctgctgttggctatattgtatTTCATATCCAGTAAATGTCTCAATATAAAACGAGtggtttctgtttaaaaagtacgGACGTGAGAAGGTAGCAAGtactcacccatcttttaagtggtaACGTCAGTATGATCTTAAACACGCACAGATTaaaggtttgtttacatgatgtaacaGCAGTGCATTGGTTTCAGTGCTGACAGAAAGTGACACTCGCATGCTGTTAGGACACGGTGTTAGGCCTACATATTCTCCAGCATGATCATCACTGGACATTATGACTGGAGAGATTTAAATATGTTGGATCACTACTGGATGGTGAATATAGTGGAGCATTCAGCAGtttaagagccagatatttttcCCTCAGGGTCACTGGAAACTAAATCAGAAATAAAAGGAGATTGAGTGTTGGACTTAGATTCGTCATATTGTCACAAACataactccaaatgaatgataagtttgctctgtgtctgctggatgtgtaaataagcagttgtttgctaacatgttagccGTATTAACTATATCAGGTGACAGCATGTCAGATGTTGTGTATACCGCTTGTTCGAAGTGTTCATGCAGCTTCAGGATTCAAGTTGTACTAAagtttaaatctaaatgctgatGAGTTtttaatagtgttttttttttttttttaacaacagtggAGCTCTATGGTACAGAGGAAGGAGATATATGAAGCTttagatacacacacaacacatgtcAGCAGGATACATTCATTGCTTGGTTGTCTCTGCATATGGGATTAGTTCACAGTAAGAAAAAcctaaaattgtttttttgccCTGTGTACTGTTTGCCTAAACCAAGTGTCCATacttctgtgtgcatgtgtgttgcaGGCCGTGGTGGAGAGAGTTTGAAACTAATCACCAGGACCACAGGAGCCAGAGTAGCTTGTTCCAAAGAGAAGATACACGGTCCTGGGGCCAAGGGCAGTGTGACAATCACAGGGACCAGGCAAGAGGTGCAACAGGCCAAGGTGAGAAGGATTCACTCATCTGGACTACCTATGTTTTGTCAGTCCACTTTTTTTGACATCTGATTGAAATAAATGTAACTCCTGCTTTGGTGATGTGTTTGCAGGAGCTGATTCTAGAAAAAGTCAAAGAGGACACGATGGTGAGGACAAAGATCACACAGTCATCTGCCCAGCGGCAGAAACGTGGCAATACTGCAGCGAATCAGAGGCAAGACAGTAAAGAGACTGAAGCACCAGTGGGCCTGAACAACAATGGTCCATACGCCCAGACAGAGAAGAATGGGCTTATCCATGCCAATGGAACCACAGGAGAACCAGAAACTATTTTTGACAAGTTCAAGGAGCTGAAAATCACCAGCACAGACAACAaccaggaagaagaggaggagagtgtCTCTGCTGACTCTCTATCTGAAATTTCCAAGTTTGAAAGTGAGTTCAGCCTCTCTGTAATTGAGTCTTGAAAAGACTCCACACTGCAACTGTAATCTGTCGTTGAACTCGGTTATGCCAATCAAAGATTTTCATGCCTTCGCTCGGGATGTAGCCGTGACTGGAAGcagtatgttttcaggttgtccttCCATTGTCTGTCAGTCCCGCGagcacgatatctcaagaatgccttgaggggcTTTccttaatttggcacaaatgtccacttgaattcaactgattaaattttgcagtcaaaggtcaaggccactgtgaccttgcatccatcaaatttttgtaaacacaatatctcaagtacactttgagggaatttcttgaaatttgacacaaacatcatcTTGGAATCAGCGATGAACTAACTAGAAATTGGTTGCCAAAGatgaaggtcactgtggcctttatccatctcattctcatgaacacagtCTCAAGATTGCCTTGAGGAactttccttaaatttggcacaaatgtctacttggaTTCAAGAATGAAtcaattagaatttggtggttgaaggtcaaagttcactGTGGCCTAtcagaacatgtttttggccatagctAAAGAGATGATGTGCTAATTTTGATAAAATTACACACCAATGTCTAACAGGTCACTATGATACAAGGATGATATtacatatccaaaaggtcaaaggtcaacttcactgtgacacttTTTTGTCCATTATTCaatgccataactcaggaacagaaggggagacattagtcagatactgaattagtgacactaaGCTTTGTTGTTCACCTTGAAATTGTGCTAACGTACAGTATAGATCTTCTGTTGCTGCCGTGGGGAAGATGTGTATAAAGCATccgtgttttcacagacatggatgttaactgtaagtgcaacttgactgattCGCAGAGACATACAACCGCGATGTGGTAATTCTATTTTACCTATGTCATGCAGTTCCCAGTCCAGACCTGAGCTTCCAGCCTGATGAACATCTAGAAGTCTATGTCTCTGCATCGGAGAACCCAAACCACTTCTGGATCCAGATCCTGGGGGTTCGTTCCCTTCAGCTGGACAAACTGACAGAGGAGATGAACCGCTTTTACAACAGTTGCAACCCCACTGTAAGGACTAATCCTACTTTCTTTACTAAAAACTGAGTAACTAACAAAAATCCCCAGGGGACTCAGTCAGCAGTAGCAGCTGCAGGAATGGCTGTGACACGCAGCTCATAGAAGCTACAGTGGCTCTCCATTAAGTCACTGGGGCTGCAATGATGGCAGACTGAATTGACACATGATGCAGGCATCAGCTGTTCAaaccaaaatgtcaacaaacaTTTACCTCTGCTCTCTGCCACTTCATTAATTACTTTCAAATACTTACTATGCTTTTTGCAGCCAGGTAGAACATCATCAGTCCCACAGTTTAATAGCTTAACCTAATGTAAGTTACTGCCACAGTACCTGCAGATGCTATGGCCACAGTCTAAAAGCTGTGTTTCTCCTGGCATACAACCCACCTGGCTGCATTACTCTTCATGTATAAGTGCAGTCTCATTACAGGTTACTGCCACCCAGTGTACAGAAAGTATattacaccaaaaaaaaacagaaaggcaaaCAAATGGATAAATGGCCTCTACAGAGGcaattaaagtaatttaaaaccctTAGTGCATGATTGCTGCAATTTGTATCAAAATTAGTACACTCTCTTACCAGGGGACCTCATGTGATTTAGAAATTACCCcccatgtctgtgttttctgctgCGCGTTCCCACACAAGAACCCTCTCGCTTTGAGGGGACAGTGCTAACAACCGCACCACCATGCTGCTCTTATAATGTCCACAGTCACTTGTAACTCTGCTCTGCACGACACAGGAACACCAGTAGCAGAGATTTACAGTGTTACcctcatttttttctcctttcttttttgaATGTGGGTTAAATGAATATTACTGGTTCTGCCACAAAGTTTCACATGTCATCCAGTTCATCATCTTTTGAGATTTTGCTCTTCTCATGGATTTGAGCTCGCTCTTTCTGCAAATGGGTCTGCATGCTATGTAGCGAGATGAGCCTCCtgcacccaaaatgctgtcaaaactttcatttATAATTGTTGACGTAGCGTCCGTTATTGAGTGTCACTTTAAAAGCCCCTGCTCGATGATGGCAAAGTAATAGAAATAACAAGTCACTTCCTTCTCTGTAGGAGCAGAGGGTGGAGACCATAGTGGTGGGGGACATTGTGGCTGCTCCATACAAAGACCACGGCTCATGGAACAGGGCCAGGGTGCTGGGAGTCCTGAGCTCTGGACTGGTGGACCTTTACTATGTTGACTTTGGGGACAACGGAGAGCTGCCCAGAGACAGCCTCTGCCGTATGAGGTAAGAGACAAATGTCTATGCATAGGAGTAATACCTCCactgcattttcttttaattaatgTTACTCTTAATTGTAAATGTATAGAATGAAGATCCAGTCAAAGAAAGTCTGTTTTCAATAGAAGATCTGCAGCATCACACTACAGTAGGCAGTTTATAAAACCCATTGTACattacctgctcagcagcaaacagtaGACAGAGACCAGCTGGTAAACACAGTGGtgtatttagcagctaaagcgacagatattttcctcaggGGTTCGTAGAGAccaaaaaaaagctaaaagagagtgaacaTTAGACTTAAATTGATCAGGTGGACCCAAACACAACTCCTAATAAAAGAtaattcattcatgttttgtgAGTAAACGCCTGCAAAGTCCGCCAGTCTGCAAGTGCGGTGACATCCGGACATTTAAGTTCAGCCCGTGTCACTGTTGTGTTCacaacttgtttctgctgccctcaGGCGgtcaaaaaaatctgttattgtGGGTTTAAGGAATATGTTAGTATTTTTTCAAGCCTGTCTTACTACAGTGTTCATATCTTCACTGAAAGAGTAATCAATGGTTTTTAGCATCCGTCCTTTCTAATTGTGTCTTAGCAGAGAGAAGGGTATGAATTACATTCTGTTTGTAGACGCTTATTTTATATAATACATGTCATGCTGTAGCAAATCAGATAGAGCCCTCTTCATCAGGCATTGTCTTATTGGTCAGAATTTTCATGCATTAGAGTGAGGCTTGTTTGTCTAGTGCTGCTGTGCTGATCTGCATAGTTAAAGAAGGAAAGTGTGATGAGTGAAGACAACAGCCTAAAAAACGCACGTCAGCCGTCTGGTAAAATTTTGGATACAGGAGAGATGATGTGGTACCACAGGTACTGTGCAAGAACTTGGTAAACTTTAATATCTAGCAAGTAATATAACAATTGCAATATTCAGCAACATATCTTCATCTCATCATGCAGCCCTTACAGAAAGTATTGAAATAGTGGATAACCTTGCTTTTAAGATTTCCAACAATCAGAGAACAGTactgtcatgtttatttttaaaaaggatATCTGTGTCCTTAGGAGGGGTGGGTGTCTAATACGGCTCAGTATTTAGGGCCCCTGTCTCTTGAATGGTTGGTCATCAAACCACACACTTCCTCATATGGGTGAgcatgtatgaaaaaaaaacataaatcaaaAGGGGTGTGGTCAGAAAGAGATTGATTTTTGACATTGTGTCCCCACCCCTGTATGATTAGCCTTTGATCGCAGAATTACCACACACAGTTACCTGACGGTAATAATTGCAATTTAGAAATGAGTGGTCAAGTGCAGACCCCACAACTTTTGACCTGATTGTCTGTCTCATACAAGTCTTCACCCCCTCGTGTTTTGAAACATGTTCATGAGATGCGTTTGTCATGTGTCTGGGACAGATTCTGCACCTGAAAAGCACACGTGCTCTTGTTTGTTCACACCTGAAGGAGCTTTGGCAGGAACCAGGTGTTCTGATGTGCCATAAAGCAGCTGCAGAGTGCATGTTATTGTATGTGGCCGCAGTGAAAAAAATGGCACAGTTCTTAACAGCTTTTGCTTTTGCTGCATTAATATTACAGGAGTGACTTCCTCAGCTTACCATTCCAAGCTATTGAGTGCAACTTAGCAGGAGTGAGACCAAAAGGTAAAGCTCCTGTCTTAAAAACTGCATCATTCAGGCATATAACAGAGAAACTGTTGAAAGTCAAAAATCTCAAATGTAAATTACTAAATTGTCTTCCCATTCCTAAGGAGAGATTTGGACTGAGGCAGCCCTGGATATGTTTGAGCAGCTAACATACTGTGCCTCCTGGAGACCTCTGCAGGCCAAACTCTGCAGCTactctcactctgacatctcctCCTGGCCCAGTGTCAAGCTCTACGACAACAGTGAGGGCAAGGTCAGCCAGTGCTTCATCTGTTATCTATCTATGTTATtctgtttgctttgtttctcATCCTGTCTGCTGTTTCCTCTCCATCCTAGACCATAGATATTGGTGAGGAGCTCGTACGGCTGGGCCATGCTGTCAGCTTCCAGGAGGCGGTGAACGGGAGGACTGAGGGTGACAATCTTGGCTGTCTACAGAGGATGCTGGTGAgtcactgaacacactgaaatTCTTATTGGCCTCATTAACACTGGGGGCGAAAAACTGTTAACTGGAGTTAGTTGACACTAAAGGGTCACTTAACGTTTCTATGGAAACCAAGAATAATAGAAACAAGAATGTTCCTTTACTTGAATATTTGTGCAGAATCTGCATTAGTGTATTTCGTATtgttggtaaaaaaataaaaaaataaaaaagcacagAGCCGAGGGAGGGGACTAATAATCCAAGAAAAAAACTCAGCATTTCCAAGATTAAAGTGGTAAATTTACGAGAAAAAACTCACAAATGTACAGCAAGAAAGTCAGCTGACATGGTGTAAAGACTGGCAAAGTCTGCATTCATGTTGGATGAATGAGTGcagaactttcacccaggagactgggtttgtgtcttgtgtgaGCTGCTGAATGCAAACTGTGTGAATAAACTTTAGCAGAGTAGCTGTAAAGGCTTATTCGTGTTAACGTCTAATTCAACTTGCAAGGATGCCTAGGAAGGACATCAAGCTGGTGGCTGGGTaaagtaaagatgtctgccttctctccagtatgatagaactagatggcactctgcttgttGAGCTGAAATTGTCAAAAagatacatctgaaaaactcgacagcagtgtctcttttcagaattcatgacctggttactcaaggtaatccacagaccttgttgtgagcagtttcatgtaggaactattttctttctaccaaactacacctgccaacagtatcactgcacagaaggaagtgtgcatgtACTCATGGATGAGtggctcatgcttgtgacagcgtgagatgtaaacactACTGTGTGCTCCTTGGCTGGGCTGTAATgtaagctagctcagtggtgctaggtgagcaaATTGTAGACGCACACTTATTTCTGTGCTGTGATGCAGTTGGTGGGTGAAGGTCTAGATTGATAATTAGCACtataggtaagaggaaaaatatgtatttttaactttgggatgaactgtccctttaagcaaaACTTTAATCCTTCACCTTCTAAAGTAAGGCGATTATCAGaaaattctgtttttaaaaagtatagCTAGAGTCACTAGATGGCTGCAGAGTCATCGAACATCTGTCAATGTGAAGACCATTAACTGCTTTGTCTAAACTGTTTTCACCAATGATGCTAACAAAGTCAACCATGAGCTAGAAGAAATTAGGGAATTTGGAGGTTAATGTTAAAAATCAGAGGGTGTAGCCTTCTCTGCAGTTTTTAGGGCAGCTTTGTGACCCTTTTAGGTATTCATAACATCTTAAAGCAGATCAACCAAACTCCAGCTAACAGATCCTCTTGTACTGACCTCTGCAGTTAAAATTTAGAAATGGAAAGTAACTCGTGTGTctatttttttaaccaaacacAATGTTGCCTACTCAATACCTTCACTACAACGggcttttttaaacatttctaaACACTCCTCTATCTTCTTTCTTGTCCTCCTATAGAATGACGTGATAGGAGCATCATCAGAGCTAAGTCTCTCCTGCATCAGCTTATCAGGTGAGTAGAGAATGAAAAGATTGTAACTGTGTGGAATGGATATGTGTATGGTGGCGGGTATACGTCTGTGGTATTGATGTTGTCTTTGTAACTTGTGAAGTTGCCTGTGTAATGTATGCCTATTCTCGTGGCTGTACGGAATGTGAAAATAATTCTCTTGAAAAGCACAataaatctatctatctatctatctatctatctatctatctaaggGAAATTGGTCAAGAAGTGACTGAATCAATGCATTTTTTCTTTCCATGTATTAGTGTTCTTTTTTGGTGGTGTTGATTAAATGCAGCGAAGTGAAGATGGGTCGTCTTAGCAGGCATCATCAGTGTCAACTACATGTTATAACCATATCCTGAGATCTGTGGAGCAACATATTGTCGGCATCAAACACAGTCCCTCTTCTCTAGTCACTAAGCTTTGCCCACTCAAGCGTAGCCAAAATGATTCACATTGTTGAGTCATCACCCACAATAACCCACACCACCAGCTGCCGTTACTACGATGTTGCTGCACCAATGCTGCACAACACAAACTCACAACTTTCGTTTCTTTCCTTAAAGGATAGTTTgatcttttgaagtggagttgtatgaggtacttacctatagtcagtgtattccctacagtagatggcggtcaGCACCACCTAAAATAATCAGTattagtttaagtgtatgctatatagtgaatattttcactgctttacattGCCGCAGACAGTCTGTTTCCAACAGAAGCCATTAACGGCTtcaaaaaaatattctcaatagCCTGCCCTTAAAAGTGATAAGGATTTTTTAAgttggctaaaatacattttgcacctgcccctgtccacagcagtacattgcttagcttccgtgtcTGTACTtgtgcctgcttctccaaatgaAGGTCCTGCTGACTTACATCTACTGTAGGCAATACATtaactatggataagtacctgatacaaccccacttcaaaaaaatccaagctaCCCCTTTAATAATTGAGTTCATGCCTTCGGGAGTTAACCAGTGATATGATTACTGGGGACAACACCCTTATAGAAGGAATCACCGAGAATGAAATGTTGAGTCCAGATAGAAAGGCAGAGAGTTTTTACTCCTGTCAGGTCTCAAGCATGGAGGAGGTAGGTCTGGTGAAGAGCTGAATCAACACATCCCCCACATCTGCCCACTCCCACACAAGCTGGGACACCAGTCAAAGTGATGAGTATGGGAAGAATATTTGTTAACAAGGAGATGAAGAGGATAAAAGAAGAGATGacagcagagataacaaaggaaTTGTCTTGCATGATTGTGCAGCTGCTGTTGTCCCTAAGGACTATTGAGATATTAATTACATGGCACTCACTGAGCCTAGGAGAGACATAACACgctgaaaaaacatttcaggGAAAAACATGGAGTTGGTACCTGTTCTGACACAGCAGGTAAAACATTTCATACAGAAgcagaagagaaaataaacCACTCACCTGAGCATGATGTGACGTCCAGCCAAGACTCTTCATGTAGAAGTGCAACAGAAATGTTaattgagcatagcattagttcaggcaggacacgatgtcaagctcagctcacatcccagctacatcagttgatctcaagcagcccaatcCACTGATGGATCAACTGATTGAagaaagggagtcagctgatagatcacgaTTCCTTTCTAATGCAACTactggcgaatctcattcagggtgccctatttaaactgctttggcctgcccactgttgctgcttcccCTACAAGCCGCTCTGCAATCCGCTttcaccccagctcctccttttcatgttgtgtctgacttatcgatgtcatttctgtttgtcattgatgctgctctgttctgtttccgGGGGGTCTTCACTGTtactctccctgccttaggctttccatgccTTGAAGGGTAAGGCTGTTTGCCTctttgcctcaggctttcctcatttgcatgtggaagggcagagaggtaaGCTGGATAATGGAGGAACTTGGCAGAAATATCTCCTTCTCAATACACTGAAATAAGGCCAACCTGCCACTTGACTTCCAAGTGATTGCAAGGTTGAAGTTacagttgtttattttatgtcattgttattattattataaacttTCTTTaactcaaccaggacaaaaccgAGGTCTTAGCTATTGGTTCTGAAGCTCAGAGAGAGAAACTCAACACAAAACTCCAAGAGCTGGCACTAAAACCCTGTCAACAAGTGAAAAGTCTTGGAGTTATCTTTGATTCTTTGATTGCTTTTATTGTGTAAAGCACTTTCTGTTGCATTCtatttgtatgaaaagtgctatataaataaagttgattgattgattatttgaAACAACTCAACTCTGCCGTTTTGGTTCAGTCTCTCTGCTCTCAACAACCTGGTTTctagcagcaggcagctgttttcagggAAAAAGCTCTGagaaacccactgtacactacctgctcagcagcaaacagcagacagaccaggcccccaggaacagcaTCGGGAGTTGAAGCCAGTaatgacatagtggccaaaccatgGTATTACAGCTTCTTGGTGTTtcatgtgatgccatggggcacaaaaacaattttcccatagacttactttgggaaagagatgtctgtatatcagtgaatacattttttttaaacatcaaaaccccaacaaaatgactgatttctgtcttgttttgaTCTTCTCGGTCTGATGATGTTTcaaaaagtctagaagagctgcttGATTAAATGATTTTATACCCATTCAACTTAGCGGAGTGCTAAAGATGGAAGTTAGCCTCTTGGAACCAGAGCAGAAGATACAGCTAAGTCTAACCTTTTTTGGCTTCAAGCACCACTGAGCAGGTTTCATTGGAGTGAATGGGGTCCTCCAGCACTGCATCAGATTCTCTTTACACATCCACGAGACAGACACATGGATGCAATAAAGAGACAtgagtattttaattttaacagcCACTGACCACTTTATATTAAAATTTATACGCCACTGAATTTATAGCAttgctgttttactttgaaaatgaTGTATCTGAATTTAGTTGTTCTGAATATTTTCAACATAAATTTTTAGATTTGAATTTGGCCAGGCAAATTTGACTGATGTTTTATTTGAGTGTTTTCAACTTGAATTTTTAAtctgaatcaaatcaaatttattttttaaataataaaactagAATTTTAACACTGaggaaaaacattcaaattcaGCTTTCAGAATTGCAAATCAGGAATGTATGATTTTCAGCAATATTTCAATGCTATGCAATCAGTGATGTTCATTATTGAGTATTCAGTGGCTGATGAAATTGAAATACTTATGTCTCTTGTGTTTGTCTATATAGACAAAGGAAAAGACTAGCTGGCGAACATAGTGGAGCCTTTAGCAGCTTAACAGccatatttccctcaggagttggtggagaccaaaaccagagctaaaaggaaAGTGACTATTGAACTTAAATTAATGCTAATGTTTGTCTGCATCTGCTGGTTATATAAACATGGTAATACATGAGACATATCAACTTTGAAAGGCCATGTTTTTGTCAAATGTAGGATTTttagcattttgtgttttaaataggTGGAATGAGCTCATAAGTTCTACACCATGTGATGAAAAACCCAAATAAGCCACAGACACATTTCTGTTGGTGGAAATGTAATCAAGTTCAATGTCCAGTCCTGTAAGTAGTTAATAAACTAATTATTGATTGCATTTCCAGTGAAATCAGAGGGCCTTAGTGTCACAAGTTATTACACATCTGTAGGTCATTACATCGTGATTCTCTGTCAACCATCTTCACTGTGGCGGATAGAAAAATCAAAGTCTGTTTGTAATGTTGTTGGTAGAATGATTGTTGAAGACCATCAACaatagtgttttattttatatctcaGAAGCTGCTTCAATCTCAGGAAGCGTCGATGATGTCATAGAAGACGATCTGCTCTGAGCCCAAAGACGTAGACAAATATCAAGGTATTGCTTCCTGATGAACGAATGAGTTTTCTAAAGAATGGATTTATGAACCATTATGTTTTGTGAAAGTAACAACTTCTCATCCTCCAGCACTGACCATCCACTCCTCGGCATCAGCTCAGATGAGATGGAGACATTTCCTTGTCTGACCCAAACTCAACCACATAAATCCTCATTGTGAAGCCTTACCAACAGTTCTTCAGCCATACTTCACTTTATTGTTGTTACTTCAGTACAATTCATATGTTTTGCCTTTATGCTGTTCTGTTGCACCTGATGCTGCTTTGTGTATAAGTGTTGTTACTATATTTTGTGTTCAAGAAAAgaggaacaaaaacagaatgccagtattatttttgaaaagcacTGTGATGAGCTACTGGAACTAGAAGGCAGCTGGTTAGCTAATATCGtctatttttttctctactTGTATGTATATTAAGATTTAATGGCCTACATATTGGGCTTTACAAGTTACTATATTTTGGAAATGAAGGCTTACAGTGTTATTGAATATGGTCCACAGATTGTGTTCAGTATAAAAATATGGAATCTACTGTACTATTAACTAAGGACAGAggaaagttgttgtttttcttcagaaGTGTTACAGACTGCACTATATATAATAAaggatttattttatgtcaCACGGTTGGTCTGTGACTTTTACTTGGAAATGCTGTTCAtactataaatacagatttcaAGATAAAAATGGATAAAGAAGAGCAATGGGTTCAAAATTATGACCATTTTCCCCCAATGCTGCCTTTAGCAGGTAGTTAAATTACAAGAGTAAAGAGTAAATTCTCAAGCCGTCCCACCTTTAGCAAAAATCTTAATTGCTTTAGGGTTTGTTTATTACTTATGAGGGGGTAGGGGGTggcacttcacacacacacactcatatatatatatatatatatatatacacacacacacacactcatatatatatatatatatatatatgagtgtgtgtgtgtgtgtgtacacacttTAAACGGTCGTATTTTGGATTTATTCTAAATACCCTCAGAACCTCCAAACCTGCAAGCCCATGCCACCGGAAtgcaatgttttctttaaaaatcttcCTAGATCATACCATTTATTATAGTCTCAACTCTGAAATCTTGCTTTTTTTATGGTGGTGGGATGGtcatgcaaaaagaaaaaaaagtcacaccccagccaacCTCTTACTGATAAATAGAGTACAGTCGCTGAAGTCACAGTATGCATCTGATAAAAGTGACGTTAATACAAAACGTCACAACAAATATTCCTTCTGTTTATATTGTTGTTGATTTGACACAGGAGTTATATGGAGAagttttattctattttgttATAATTGTGTCTTACACTGAGGaagccattcattcatttccatctCTGAGTccactgttttgtttctgtgtgggTCGATGACCTCCATTCTGTATTGACCAATCGCA from Epinephelus fuscoguttatus linkage group LG20, E.fuscoguttatus.final_Chr_v1 includes:
- the tdrkh gene encoding tudor and KH domain-containing protein isoform X1 yields the protein MDVGVSKSHVFLNYSPRALFSQWSIPLGARRVMDAVKEGHKSPLSSGKMVALAAGLSVGATVGYIVYRHISSTNNSQGPNTEVSKMTLPVEVYRNISRYQAKFLDMVTQKSGAHVRVLSDSGEPGSKTAVCFLLQGSKEQVLLARCVLENLVTDCEPVTEALEVPQTAFGRIIGRGGESLKLITRTTGARVACSKEKIHGPGAKGSVTITGTRQEVQQAKELILEKVKEDTMVRTKITQSSAQRQKRGNTAANQRQDSKETEAPVGLNNNGPYAQTEKNGLIHANGTTGEPETIFDKFKELKITSTDNNQEEEEESVSADSLSEISKFEIPSPDLSFQPDEHLEVYVSASENPNHFWIQILGVRSLQLDKLTEEMNRFYNSCNPTEQRVETIVVGDIVAAPYKDHGSWNRARVLGVLSSGLVDLYYVDFGDNGELPRDSLCRMRSDFLSLPFQAIECNLAGVRPKGEIWTEAALDMFEQLTYCASWRPLQAKLCSYSHSDISSWPSVKLYDNSEGKTIDIGEELVRLGHAVSFQEAVNGRTEGDNLGCLQRMLNDVIGASSELSLSCISLSEAASISGSVDDVIEDDLL
- the tdrkh gene encoding tudor and KH domain-containing protein isoform X2, whose translation is MDAVKEGHKSPLSSGKMVALAAGLSVGATVGYIVYRHISSTNNSQGPNTEVSKMTLPVEVYRNISRYQAKFLDMVTQKSGAHVRVLSDSGEPGSKTAVCFLLQGSKEQVLLARCVLENLVTDCEPVTEALEVPQTAFGRIIGRGGESLKLITRTTGARVACSKEKIHGPGAKGSVTITGTRQEVQQAKELILEKVKEDTMVRTKITQSSAQRQKRGNTAANQRQDSKETEAPVGLNNNGPYAQTEKNGLIHANGTTGEPETIFDKFKELKITSTDNNQEEEEESVSADSLSEISKFEIPSPDLSFQPDEHLEVYVSASENPNHFWIQILGVRSLQLDKLTEEMNRFYNSCNPTEQRVETIVVGDIVAAPYKDHGSWNRARVLGVLSSGLVDLYYVDFGDNGELPRDSLCRMRSDFLSLPFQAIECNLAGVRPKGEIWTEAALDMFEQLTYCASWRPLQAKLCSYSHSDISSWPSVKLYDNSEGKTIDIGEELVRLGHAVSFQEAVNGRTEGDNLGCLQRMLNDVIGASSELSLSCISLSEAASISGSVDDVIEDDLL